The following nucleotide sequence is from Thermogemmatispora onikobensis.
AGCCTACACGCGAGGATATCGAGCTGACTGTCGATGTGCTCCAGCATATCTTGCGCTATATGAATATCCGCGCTTCGGTCCAGGTACGTTCAACCGACCCGCTCACCCTCAATATCCAGGGCATCCATGAGAACCTTGGCCTGCTGATCGGTCGCCGCGGCGAAACACTCTCTGCCCTCCAGCTTCTGGTGAACCTCATCGTCAGCCATCGCACGAAACGCCGCATGCGCATCATCATCGATGCCGAGAACTACCGCCAACGCCGCGAGGAAAATCTACGCTCGCTGGCCCTGCGCGTGGCTCAGCAAGTGCGCAACTATCGTCGCTCGATCGCTCTGGAGGCAATGCCACCCCATGAGCGGCGCATCGTGCACCTGGCGCTGGCCGATAGTCAAGATATCAGTACAGAGAGCATCGGCGAGGGCGATGCTCGCCGCGTGGTGATCTCGCTGAAGCGCCCCGGGCGCTCCTAGGTCAAGCCTGCCCTCGACTGGCCAGCCTGGCTGACTGGCTGGCTGGCTCTGTCCCCACGCCTGCAGGAGGGGGCTATTGGCTCGCCAACACGCCGCTTGCCTGTCTTCCGCATGAGGAGACGCGGCGATCAGCAGCATAGCTTGCCCCAGGTGCAGGCGGGCGGATACAGGTAGTCAAACTGCGCTCTGCAGCCCTGCGCACGCCAGAGGGGAGGTGTCCGTTTTATGCCCGCGACCATCCTTCAGCCCGCTCGCGCTGAGCCACCTGCTTTTCTGAGCATTGGCCATATTACTCGGGATGTGCTTCCCGATGGCTCGTTGGCCCTCGGCGGTACTGTGACCTTCGCTACTTTGACTGTTGAGCGCCTCGGCCTGCCCGCAGCACTGGTGACCTGCGCCGCTGCCGATCTCTGCCAGCAGCTTCCTGCGCTGCTGCCCGGGATCGGCCTGGCCGCCCGCCTTGCGACGACGACGACGACTTTTGAAAATCGCTATCAGGATGGGTTCCGTATCCAGTATTTGCGCGCGCGCAGCGAGCCTTTGGAGATTGAGGATATTCCTCTCTCCTGGCGCGCAGCCCCGATCGTGCTGTTGGCTCCCCTGACCCAGGAGCTGGCACCTGAGATGGTGGCTCTCTTTCCACGCGGCGAGGGCCGCATCCTGGCGGCAACCCCCCAGGGCTGGCTGCGGCGCTGGGATGCCGATGGTAGAGTCTGGCCCACTCCCTGGGAGGCCGCCGAGCAGGTCCTGCCTCATCTGGATGCCCTGATCTTGAGCCATGATGATCTGCTGCCCTTTGCCAATGGCAGCCGGGCGGAGGCTGAGGCCATCCTGCGCCGCTGGAGTCAGCTGGTACCCTTGCTGGTGGCAACGGCAGGCCGCGAGGGGGCTACGCTCTTTCGCAACGGACAGGCTCAGCATTTCCCGGCCTATGCCGCACGCGAGGTCGATCCAACTGGGGCCGGCGATGTCTTCGCGGCTGCATTTCTCGTGCAGCTGGCCCGCTCCGGCGATCCTGCCACTGCGGTCGATTTCGCCAATTGCGTGGCCTCGTTCTCGGTGGAGGCCGTGGGCACGAGCGCTATCCCCGGCCCGACTCAGGTCGAGCAGCGTCTGGCTCAGCGCCGACGTTCGGGTGCTGGCTGATTCTGCTGTACATTGGCACTTCGCACGTGGTAGAATGAAGAGATCGTTTCTCATTTGGGAGGATTTCGCGGGCGCCGATAAGGCTAAGCGCTACGATGGAGCAAGCATCACTCTTTCCAGATCCAGCATCCAGCCAGAAGGGCACGCCGTCGCGCGCCACGGCTGACGCCGGCGAAAAGGGGATCGCTGAGCCGCTGGCCTCTCGCCTGCGTCCCCGAACGCTTGATGAGTTTGTGGGCCAGGAACATCTGCTTGGAGAGGGGCGCTTGCTGCGGCGTTGCCTGGAGGAGGACCGCGTCCCGTCGCTGATCCTGTGGGGGCCGCCCGGTAGCGGCAAGACGACGCTGGCCAGCCTGATCGCCCGGCGGACCCGCGCTCACTTTGTGACCCTCAGCGCCGTTGCCGCAGGAGTGGCCGATCTACGCCGCGTCACCGAGGAGGCACGCAGGCTACGCCAGCTGCGGGGACAGCGCACTATCCTCTTTATCGACGAGATTCACCGCTTGAATAAAGCTCAGCAGGACGCCGTTTTGCCTTCCGTCGAGCAGGGCCTGCTGACTTTGATCGGGGCGACAACCGAGAATCCTTCCTTCGAGGTCAATGCCGCTCTGCTCTCGCGTTGCCGCGTCTTTACCTTGAACCCCCTCAGCGACGAGGCCATTCTCCAGCTTCTGAGAAGAGCTTTGCAGGATGAGGAGCGGGGCCTGGGTCGCTCTCATCTGGAGAGCGACGACGAGGCGCTGCGGCAGATCGCACGTTTCGCTAATGGCGACGCGCGCACGGCACTCAATGTTTTGGAGCTGGCCGCCGCCGGCGCCGGAGCAACGAAGGGACGGATCACCGTGGAAACGGTGTCCGAGGCTCAGCAACGACGGGCCTTGCTCTACGATAAAGGCGGCGACCAACATTACGATACGATCTCGGCTCTGCATAAGGCCATCCGCGGCTCTGACCCCGATGCTAGCCTCTACTGGCTGGCGCGGATGCTCGAGGCAGGCGAGGACCCGCTCTTTATCGCTCGCCGCCTGATCCGCATCGCTACGGAAGATGTGGGCCTGGCCGATCCTTTGGCTCTGCCTCTGTGCGTGGCAGCCCAGCAGGCGGTCCAGTTCGTGGGCCTGCCCGAGGCCGATCTGGCCCTGGCGGAGGCCGTGGTCTACCTGGCCAGCGCCCCCAAAAGTAACGCCCTCTATGTGGCCTACGGACGCGCGCGCGATGATGTACACCAGCAGCGCCAGGAGGCCGTCCCTCTCTCTCTGCGCAACGCTCCCACTACGCTGATGAAACAGCTGGGCTATGGCCAGGAGTATAAGTATGCCCACGATTATTATCGCCAGCTTGAGGAGGAGAGCGACGACCCTTCTCGACCACCAGCTGTGCAGCTGCAGGAGTACTTGCCAGCCAATCTGCAGGGAAGACGCTACTACGAGCCTGGCCTCCAGGGCAATGAGGCAGGCATCAGACGCTGGCTGGAGCGACGCCGCACTTCTTGCGCTCAGGATGACCAGGCGGCGCCCGCCACTTCCTCTGATACCTGCAGTGAGAGTTCTTCGTCCATTACTGGAGAGAGCCATTCTTCATGCTGATACAGATATCATCAAAAAGCAGGTAACTACCGTTTTCTTTTCAAAACACGTCTGCATTAAATTGATATACATCTATCCTTGACAACCTGGCAGGTCATCCGACATAATTACTGAGGCTTGCAATTTGTGCGTCTGGTGCTTTCGTCGAGCAACGTGCATTGACATTGTGCGCAGCGCCCAGGAAAAACTGATCGAGAAAGGGAGAGCTAATGTCTGGAGAAGAGAGGCAGCAATATACAGCAGCAAGGCGATCCGCCCGGCTCAGAAGAGACGAAACGCCCCTCCCTACCACGCAGACACGCCGTGGCTATGTACCACCAGATCCGCTCGATTATCTCGCAGAAGACGATCCAGATGCATCGCGACCGCCGCGGCCCGGTAGCAGTGCTATTCGGCTCAACGATCCTCGTCTCACGGGGACGCAGCGAGCCATGAGTCCGCAGTCGACCACGCGCCAGATGCCGGTGCCCTACACTTACCGACGCAGTGCCCAGCAGCCAGTGACAACGACGGCCAGCCCGGCCATTACGGCGCGCATGCGAGCCACACCCGCGCCAGCGTCACCAGCGTCACCAGCGGCACAGAAAGCCCCATACAAAAGTCCCCTCACGGAGCGAGAGAAAGAGACTAGTCGGCGCATTCACTGGTTACTCTTTATCGGCGTTGGCATGCTTGTCATGCTCGCTCTCTGGGTTCTCACTTCCTGGCTGATCTCTTGGGGGACTCAGCGCCTGGATGACATCCGCTATGGCAACCCACGCACCTATCAGACCGACGCTGTTGTTGGTCATGGGGGGGACAGTCCTCAGCATCCGAGCCACTTTATCGCCATCAATCTCCACGGCCACATCATTGTCGTTGAGCTGATGGCAGGCGATCCGGCCAAAGCCATCACCTACGGCGGCCCCTATCTCTACGGCACCAATTCGAATGTCGATCAGATTCCCCCGATCCTGGAGTTTAAGGATGTCAACGGCGACAGCAAGCCTGACATGATCATCCACCTCGGCGATCAGAACATCGTCTTCATCAACACGGGGACAAAGTTCAGGCCATCTGATGCCAATGACAAGATCCATCTCTGAGCAGGGGAAGAGTGACCGCGTAACCGTCACTTTTCTCCGCCAGGAAGCTCAGAGGAGAGAGCCAGGGCTTTCTCTCCCTCCCTAAGCCGGGCAGGGTAGCACCGTCACGGTCGATTGCGGGCTGCAACCAGGGAAACGGCTGAGATAGGATCTGCGCAACAGCCAGAGGTATTGCTCTGAGCGAGCATGAAGGCGACCGCTGGCGCAGTGCGCTCTTACTCTTTTTTTGGCTCATCTTTTCATCTTCTCCTCCTGCCGCTCCCTCAGAGGGGCTGACAGACGAGCGCAGGCAGGGGCCGCCGTCAAACCCCTGGCTCCTTTGGTGGCCTGAAGATGCGGCGATAGCCTTCTTCTACGACCTCGGCAGGGAAGACGCGCAAAAGGGAGACCAGAACAAGCACCAGCGTCAGCCAGTCGAAGCCAGCATCAAGAGGCACCCCCAGGACAGCTCCGACCACAGGGAGCAGCGTACTGCTTACCAGCTCACCAAAGGCATCGGGGAAGAGTAGCAGCACGAGCAAGGCGCCACAACCGCTCACAAAGAGGACCTTCCGCCCAATTCCGACCTGTTTATGACGCAGGAGGTAGGCAATCAAGCGAACGGTCTTGAAGACATGAAAGAGAAGATCAAGGCGCCTCGGCCACAGCCGCCGCGGGCGCGTACCGGGCACAAGCAGTTCTCTCGACATAGCATTCCCTCCATTACTTAATACGCAGCAGGCGCGACCGGGGTTTTCTTGCCGAGAGACCAGGAGATGAGAGGAGAGAGGGCCTGGCGCTGGGGGCAGTGCCAGGCCGCCAGGTTGCTTGCTACCCTGCCGGTAACCCACTGAGACCACGCCCAGCCTGTCCAGCCTCAGCTCCAGACCCAGATAGCTGGCTGGCTGAGAGGGGAAGAGAGCTGCCCATCCTGCTGCCTGGGGCTGAGGTAAGGAGGCAGGGAGTCAGGTCATCCTTATCATCCTTAATGGAACAGCGTGGGGATCACCAGCGAGGCAGCGTATTCTAAGTGCCAGATGACCAGGCCGGCGGTGACCAGGGCGAGCAGGATATGGAAGATGCGCCAGTAGCGAATGACGTAGCGATAGAATTGCTCACGCCTCATGGCATGTTCGACCGCCTGCAAGGCCGCCATCTGCTCCTGGGCCCCAGGTAGCAAGGCCCCGGGACGACTCAGGGGACTTTTGCGATCGGGTACCAGGCGATAGCTCTGTTCATAGCGGTTCAGCTCCTGGGGCGTCTCTTCCAGGGTCAGATAGGCCAGGTCCCAGGGACCATGCAGGGTACGCCCGCGCCCAGGGCTTCCTGCGCGCTCTGGGGCCGCCGAGACAGCGGGTGGGGCCGAGGCCGATGATGGGGTCAGGCCACGCACGCGCTGGGTATTATGTTCGACGATGGCCTGTAGCTGTTGTGAAATGGCCTCGATGCGATCCTCTCCTTCCTGAGTCAGGGCCTTGCTGGCCTCCTTCGCAATCAGGCGTGGCATGATCCGATCGAGGCTGCGCCCGATGATGCCGCTGATGACTAAGGCAATCAGACCGTAGAGCGCGTAGGTGCCGGAGCGCGGGTTAAAATTGCCAAAGGAGTGGTAGAAGATCAGAGCCAGGCCAGTCAGCCCAAAGAACATATGCCAACCCAAGGCCGAGCGCAGCCCGCCAATCACCTTTTTGCTCTTCCGCGAGCGGCGATGCAAGCTGTAGAGGAGACCAGCCAGCAGGAGGAAGGCTGTGCCCAGGACGGCGTAGATCAGGCCGACAAGACTATCAGGGGTCGGATCGCTCCCGTTGCGACTGTACCAGACACAGAAGACCAGTCCTGCCACGGCGATGAACAGCCCGAGCGCTATGCGCAGCAGATTGCGTGGCTTGAGATAGACGAAAAAGAGTGGATAGCCTCGCGTGCCAGCCCACTCCCGATCGGAAGCATAATCATAGGGCGAGGAAGAACGCAAAGCCGGCATAAGTTCAATCCTCCTCTCCAGAACGGTACAAACGGATCTTCAGCCACATCATCATGGCATCACGGTGGAGACCAACCGGACAGGGAGGCACACAAGCACTACACTGATAGCACGAGCGGGCAAAACGCGCAACCGGAGCCGAGATCGGGCCGCCAAAGGTCTCACGATTGAGGACATCGATCGTCAGGGGCTCATCAAGAGCCGGGCAAGCAAGCAGGCATTCGTTGCAGCCAATGCAGGCTTCAAGTTCTTGTTGAACCTGAGAGGCGGTTTTATGTAAAAGGACAGGATTACGCACTTAACGTCCTCCCTCCCGTTGCTGATTGTAGGATCGGACTTGCTGCCTCTGGGCCGGAGTCTGGCGAGGAAAGGCGGGCAGGGCAGGATCGCTATAAGCCCACAGATTGCGTCGTCCTCCGCGCTCCTGACCTGGACGCGCTGGCAGGCTGCCAGAGTTCAAACGTGTCCCTGTCTGTCCCTGCTCCTGCTCCGGCAGGGCGGGTAGGGTGCCAGTGAAGGGACTGATCTCCTCTTCTTCGTGGACAATAGGATAGCGAGAAGCAGCATTCCCGGCAGGAGCGGGGACCGGAGCACGCTGGGGGGCGGGGGCGACCACTGGCCCGGTAGAGAGTGGAGGTAGTTGCTCAGTTGTTGGCAGGCGAGGCTCAAGCTGAGGAGCTTCAGCAGCCGGAGCAAGACTGCGAGTGGCGGGAGCGGGTTCGGGTGTGGTCTGAGTGGTCGTTTGCACAGTCGGGGGCTTTATGCTGGCCAGACGCCCGCTGGTGACCAGATCCTGAGCGGTGTAGGTGCGCCGGCGCGTCAAATATTGGCGGGCGTCGAATTCGCCTTTC
It contains:
- a CDS encoding PfkB family carbohydrate kinase — translated: MPATILQPARAEPPAFLSIGHITRDVLPDGSLALGGTVTFATLTVERLGLPAALVTCAAADLCQQLPALLPGIGLAARLATTTTTFENRYQDGFRIQYLRARSEPLEIEDIPLSWRAAPIVLLAPLTQELAPEMVALFPRGEGRILAATPQGWLRRWDADGRVWPTPWEAAEQVLPHLDALILSHDDLLPFANGSRAEAEAILRRWSQLVPLLVATAGREGATLFRNGQAQHFPAYAAREVDPTGAGDVFAAAFLVQLARSGDPATAVDFANCVASFSVEAVGTSAIPGPTQVEQRLAQRRRSGAG
- a CDS encoding 4Fe-4S dicluster domain-containing protein: MRNPVLLHKTASQVQQELEACIGCNECLLACPALDEPLTIDVLNRETFGGPISAPVARFARSCYQCSACVPPCPVGLHRDAMMMWLKIRLYRSGEED
- a CDS encoding replication-associated recombination protein A, producing the protein MEQASLFPDPASSQKGTPSRATADAGEKGIAEPLASRLRPRTLDEFVGQEHLLGEGRLLRRCLEEDRVPSLILWGPPGSGKTTLASLIARRTRAHFVTLSAVAAGVADLRRVTEEARRLRQLRGQRTILFIDEIHRLNKAQQDAVLPSVEQGLLTLIGATTENPSFEVNAALLSRCRVFTLNPLSDEAILQLLRRALQDEERGLGRSHLESDDEALRQIARFANGDARTALNVLELAAAGAGATKGRITVETVSEAQQRRALLYDKGGDQHYDTISALHKAIRGSDPDASLYWLARMLEAGEDPLFIARRLIRIATEDVGLADPLALPLCVAAQQAVQFVGLPEADLALAEAVVYLASAPKSNALYVAYGRARDDVHQQRQEAVPLSLRNAPTTLMKQLGYGQEYKYAHDYYRQLEEESDDPSRPPAVQLQEYLPANLQGRRYYEPGLQGNEAGIRRWLERRRTSCAQDDQAAPATSSDTCSESSSSITGESHSSC